In the Desulfosporosinus acidiphilus SJ4 genome, TATGCTCACTAAACTTCAATTTTACGGAGAATCCCAAGTGGTTTTCTTCCCGTTTCTTCAGCCGGTGGATTTTTAAGATAGTCCTCCAGAAGGTCCATGTCGATTAAGTATCTATTTCCAGCCATATGACACTTAAGTTTTCCCGACTTAACCAGCTGTCTTACCCACCATTCGCTGATACAACTTTCGGGATCTTGCTCTTTGATAGACTGAACTGCTTGCTTGATTGTACGAATCCTAGCCACAAATTACACCGCCTTTTTATCAACGATTTCAAAAAGCTCTTCAAAAGGAACTCCCAAGGCATTAGCTATACGAACTGCATTAGCTGGTCTTGTGGTATTGACGCCACTCTCAAGCCTTGAAATGACTAAATAATGAACTCCTGCTTTTTTTGATAAAGATGAGAATGTATCTCCCTGTTTTATACGAAGCTCGCAGAGTTTATCAGATTTAACTTTTAATATTTTCATCGTATCTCCTCCACACATATTTATTCATGTGTAAAATTTACACCACATTTGTATGCTTGTCAACATATTTAATCTTAAAAGAATTTAAAGACACATATTTGTACTTTTGTTCAACATGATATATAATGAATAAAAATGAAGGTATGTGAGGTTTTTGTCATGCTAAATAAAAGGTTAAAAGAACTCCGAGAGGAAAAACTATTAACTCAAGCAGAACTAGCAGAAAAACTGAATATAAGCCGCGGATCAGTGGGGAACTATGAAAAAGATGAACGTATGCCAGACGGAGAAGTTCTAGTTAAATTTGCTGATTTCTTTGGCGTATCTACTGACTACCTATTGGGGAGAAGTGATTTTAAAAATTATGGCCAGGAATATGATTTTCGGAGAAAGTTAGCACCAGAATTCTTCGATGATTTAAATAGAAGATGCAAAGACTATGAGTCAAATCCATTAATCCGTGAAATTAACGAACTAATGGTTTCCGTCGACGAAAAATATTCAACAATAGTAAGTGATATCATTACTGGAAACATTAGATTCCGTAAGCTTGCACTAGATTCTCTCGACAAACTTTTAAACATGGTAGCCTTAACTGGTGAAATTCTAAAGGAAAACGAATACGATTCGGACATGGACGAATACATTAAGTTTCTCAACAAATTAAAGGACACCTCACTTCTTACTTCCGATTTTGGTAATATTCAAGCAGATCAAACTCAAATTAGAGCTTGTAACAGATTCTTCAATGAATTTATCTCATTTTATATTTATTCGATAATTGATTCGGAACCAATAACTGAAATCACGGAGGAATAAGCATATGGCATCCATCAAAAAACGAGGTGAAAACTCATACCAGATAACAGTTTCCTGCGGATATGATGGGACCGGTAAAAAAATAGTTAAGACTAAAACTATTACATTGGAATCAAGCCTAACTGCAAAACAAATAGATAAGGAAGTCCAAAAACAGGCGGTACTCTTTGAGAAAGAAGTCGAGGACGGAACTTATCTAGACGGAGGTAAATTGACCTTTGCTGAATTTACCGAACGTTGGATAAAGGATTATGCTGAAAAGCAACTGCAGCCAAAGACGTTTCTCAGATACAAAGATATGCTTGATTCTCGTATTCTCCCTGCCATAGGTCATATTAAGCTTCAAAAGCTGCAGCCTAATCATCTCTTACAGTTTTATAATAACCTAGAGGAAGACGGCATTAGACTGGACATTAAATACTCGGTTAAACCTGAATTTAACGAGTTGATGAAACAACGAGGATTAAGGATTGTGGACCTTAGCCGATCTGCAAAGGTAGGAACCGAAACTATAAGAAGAATACGCTCAGGATCCTCTATAACTGCTAAAACGGCAGAAAAATTATGTAAGACACTTAACGTTAAGATGGATACACTATTTATCAAAGAAGAAGTTGGTCATCTCTCTGGCCAAAGCATAAAGCATCATCATCGACTTATTAGCTCTATTCTAACCAATGCAGTACAGTGGCAGTGTATTCTTAATAATCCTGCCGCTCGAGTCAAGCCGCCAAAGGTTGAGAAAACAGAAGCGTCACACTTTGATGAGGAAATGACTGAACACATGTTAACTCTTCTCGAGGAGGAACCGCTCAAATATAAGACTATGATTTATTTAGCCGTTTACTCTGGCAGCCGCTTAGGTGAAGTCGCAGGCCTAGAATGGTCAGACGTTGATTTTGAGAATAACCTTTTACGGATATGTAGAGCATCACAATATTTGCCCGGCAAAGGAACTTTTACTAAATCCCCTAAAAATGATAGCAGCCAAAGAATTATTACTATGCCGCCGTTAGTTATGGATTTGCTGAAAGAATATAAAGCCTGGCAAAATGAAGAACGGTTAAAGTGTGGCGACCAGTGGCAGGATCACGACCGCTTGTTCACTCAATGGAATGGTAAGCCCATTTTTCCCTCTACTCCAACAATATGGTTTAAAGATTTCCGCCGAAAGCATGACCTACCAGACGTTAAATTTCATGGTCTAAGGCACACAAACGCCTCTCTATTGATTGGTCATGGCGTAGATGTACAAACAGTCGCTAAAAGACTTGGTCACACAAAAGCGACCACAACAACGAGCGTATATAGTCACTTTTTAAGAAAGCCAGACACTGAAGCGGCAGATAAACTACAAAACCTATTTAGCAACAAGAAAGATACATCGAAACAGGCATAAAAAAGAGCACATTCAGTGATCGAATGTGCTTTTTGGGGTCGAAAAATTGGCTACTATTTGGCTACTACGAGTACAAAAAGTAGCCATAAAACGCGAAAAGTTAAAGTAAATGAAAACGGACAAACCTAGATATACCAATGGTTTCACGCATTTATGACAAGATACAAAACGAGAAATACCAGACTCCAAAACCGTCAGTGAGGGTTCAACTCCTTCATCCCCTGCCAGTATTTATACCAAGAGACTGAGCGACTTTATGATTAGGTTGGGAAAAAAAGTGGAACATTCGTTTTTAAAGTTACATATGTTATTTTAGAGTAGGGTTTTAGATCCTACTCTTTTTGCAGACTGACAGCTCTCACGACATGAATAGTATTGTTTCAAACGACAATTTCCAAGGCGATATATATATTACAGTAAAGGCCGGGCAGTATTTGAAGTTGGCCAGAGCAAAACTTAAACTTTGATAAAGGCACCCAACAAATAAGAGAGCGATTAAGCTCTCTTTTTCATGTGTTAGTGCATAAGAATTGTAAGGATGGTTGAGATACTGCTAATATTATGCCTAATATTGGGGCTAGGGCGAGCTCAACTAGCAGCTCTATTCTCTATCTTTCATTATACAAATACCTTCCTTCTTCCATTCAACCTCAGAAAAAACAAAAAGAGTCTAGTCTAGCGCTCAAGATCTTGAACGTCTAAATTTTCCTCCGTCTACCGCGGTAATAGCTTGTTATTCTGTTTTGAGTATTTTGCCGTAAATATGAATCAATTTCAAGTCTTTACATTTTCCACAGCATCCACTTGCATGTATTCAGTTCGTACTTAATCTCGAAGGGACGCAGTTCTCCGTTAATCTTGCTTTGGCATTTGAAGACAAACATTGGATTTCCTGCAAGCTTCTCTTGGGATACGGAGAAAACTTGCTCAATTTTGATTTCTTTGTCGTCAAGCTTAAATCGGGATGGATGAGGGCGACCATTAAGTTCGAACCAAGCAATGACTTCGATTGGTTTGGCCAAGATTTTATGGGGATTTTCACCTGAGAATTGCACAAAGCCATCTGGATGAATTGAATGCTTCACTCTATCTTCTGTGGGAAATTCTACCATCCACTCATTGGAAATTGTAAAATAGTGCTCATGAGCTTTTGATTGATCAATGATATATTCCTTGAGATAACCTTAGCCTTTAATTCGTCCTGAGTTAAGCCGTAGTTGCCTACGATATAACGTCCGATAGCCTTTACTCCTGCGTTCTTAAGGGCTATGGCACTTGCGGCTGATATTTTTATAGAGCAGTCAATTCCATACATTTGCTTTCTCCTTCCAATTTAAATGGACAAAAGAAAAGAGCCGCCCGTTTGGGTGACTCTTTACACATCACATTGCCTAATCACATCTGGTATTTTCACATGAAGATGTGCTAAAAGCATTTTAAGTTCTTCCCGTTCTTCTCGAGCTATGGCTAACTCTTCTTTGACTATGGATAATTCGGCCATGACTGTATCGTGAGTTTCTTGAGCTCGAAGTTCTGCCGAACGACCCATGACATTCTGCCCGACCATAAGAAGTGGGAGCGCCCAGAGTTGCACCCAACCTGACCAATAGAAAATTTGACTTTGAAAAGGAGCAAAAAAAGGAATTAGCGGTAATAAACCATAAACAAAAAAAGCATAAAACATCCACATCGTTCCGAATACAAGCGTTGCTTTTTCGGCCAAAAAATCATTTAATTTCCTCACTACTAAATCATCACCCCTATCACCTCATTATAACAGAAGTCGAGATTTTATAAATTACTTGTTCGCTTCAATGACTTATCATCTCACTTCTTAAAATACATTAATACCACTGCACTAATGATAGCGGCAACGACAGTACGCCAGAGCCACGTACTATTCGCTTCGAGCTTATCCAGGGTTATGTCAGGTATATCATACCAATTTGTTTTACTCGGGCGGATATTTTGCCATCGACGCAAGTCCGGTGATGGTACCCAAGCCCATGGTTTCAACTGCTGTACTGGGTACTACAACCAAAGCTCCCTTTTCTTTGAGCCCTTCGTAGAGTATATTCATAGCCCTAAGATGCAGTGCCACCGGATTATTCTCATAAGCTTTTGCGGCTTCGGCAAATTTGGTAGCGATCTCCGTTTCTGCCGTTCCTAAAATGACCCTGGCCTTACGTTCCCGTTCAGCCTGAGCCTCCCTTGACATAGCGTCCTGGAGACTCTTGGGAATAATCACGTCGCGAATTTCAACCGATTGTACCGATACTCCCCAAGGTTCCGTGCGACGGTCAATTATTCTTCTCAATTCTTCATCAATATTTTCCCTACCCGCTAGCATTTCAGCAAGCTGTGTTCTGCCTATAACATCCCTGAGAGCTGTTTGGGCAGCCCATGTTACTGCATCTTTGTATTTTTCTACCTCCAAAGCAGCTTTTTCGGCATCCCATACCATCCAGAAAAGTACAGCATCCACATCAACAGGGACTGTATCTTTAGTCAATGTTTGTTCAGCGTTAAATGAAGTTGTTATTATTCTCTGGTCAACCCAACTTGAGACAGAATCGATTATTGGGATGATAAAGAATAATCCCGGTCCGGATAGTCTTTGAAATTTACCCAGGCGTAAAATTATAGCTTTCTCCCATTGACGGGAAACTTTCACTGAAGCCGAAACCAGAAGAGCCACAAGAAAAGATGCAATTATAATAACCGGTATATGGAGGAAAAATCCTATTACTGAACCTAATGTGAAGATGATAATAAATAGGACTATGGAAATTGAAGATATTCTCAGAGGGATTACATTAGTGAAATTACTATCAATCATTCGTCCTCACTCCTTTAATTTTTTTTCTAGAGCTTTGAGCAGCTCAGTAGAAGAAAACCCCAGGGCAGATACTTTGATAATTAGATCATCCAGAAGATCATTGAGAGTGTTTTCTTTCATATTTGTATCAATTTCCGGCCGTTCTTTAACGAAAGTTCCTTTACCTTGTCTTGAGGCCAGCACCCCCTCGCTTTCCAACTCTAAATAAACCCTAGAAACTGTATTGGCATTTATTTTTAATTGCACGGCAAGTTGACGAACAGTAGGTAACTGTGAACCTGGGAGAAATTTGCCAGTAGCAATGGCAAGTTTTATTGCTTCTTTAAGCTGAATGTAAATCGGGATTCGACTATCGGGATTGAGGTTAAAGGGCATTTAAAACATCCTCTCAGTGCTATTGTACTAATATATTAGTACAATTATAAAATTCTGTCAATGTGCTTGGCTACAAAACAGAAAAAACAATAAGTGATAGAATCCGAAGGGAAAAATACTATCCTATATCGTCAAAGAACCGCTGGGGAATGCTCCCTGACGGTTCTTTTTGTGGGGGAAATTAAAAGCGAAAGGGTACTCATCCCGAGAGATAATACAACTCTTAACTAAAGATGGTGCGTTGCAAGCCAATCTAATTAATCGCCTAAAAATTAAAATCGACCCCCATAAAAATCTATATCCAAAACGTAAAACTATATAAGACACACTTTAGACTTTGCTATACCTCCGGACGCGGAGGCTTTTTATTGCATCTGAATAATTTTCCATGTCGAAGGATTTCATTTTCAGAAAGGAATAACAAACATTATGTTCAAAATATATACATTGTAATTCTTCGTTTGGTTTTGCACGATATCACACTTTAGAGCCGACCTTCATAGTATGAATTAGAACAAACACTATCAAAATCTCTCCTTCTTAGTTCTTATAGGCCTTAAAGGCCAAATATTTCAGGAGGAGGGTTTATTTATGGCCGGACTTGGTTTTCCCGGCGTACCATTCGGAGTACCGCCCTTTGGAAGCCCATCTATCACTAGAATACTTTTTGATACCCTTCCAATAGGAGCACGTGTTGTTCTGGGAACCGACTCCAGTGAATGGGTCGGTAATTATGGAGGAGTCATTGACGGAGTTGTATTTTTAACGAATGCTCGTTTATTCTCCAATATTGGCAACCCCATTGATGGCATTCAGTCCGTGGTCCGCATCCCCATTCGAAACGTTAATTTTGTCAGCTATTAAAAAGGTTGGCCCTCGGGACACGGGGGCCTTTACATTTGTAAACAATTTGTTCCGCTATTCACTCACGAATGAATTTGTATTTTATCACTGACAAATGCACAGAATATTTATATCACTAAGGAGGAGATGATCAACATTGAGACTAAATAAGAGACTAATGAAACAGATGAAACGTCAATCGGGAACAATAGTAAAAGCCTTAAAAAGAATAGCTTCCTTGCCTTAATACAAGCACATAACAAATTTAAACGGAGGTCCCAGGAGCTAAAACAAACTTCCCCAGTGCAACAGGCGAATGCACAGGTATCAAGCACAAGTAATGCTATTCATCTCCAGGCAAAGATCTATGTTTATAATAAGTCAGGCCGAAAATCAGGTGAGGCTATCAACCCTTTACCTGTCATCGGTTTCGCAAAAAAATTGAAAACTTCCAACGAAAAAAGCCCACCTTTAAGTGGGCTTTTTATTGAATCAGCATTCGCGTTCTCGTTATTGAACGGTGGTTTTTGTTTGGTAGGCAACATATTAGGAACATCCTTTGGACATGTCGAATACAATGTATCAACCTTCTCTATCTCGTCTTATGCAATCTAACTGAGGAGGTGTAAAAAATAAAAGATGATCCGGATCACACGTGCCTAACCTACTAGTCACTTTCCGATAGTTATTATATACTATTCTCTTAGAGATACATTTGAAATCGGAGGCTGCAATGAAGAAACTCATTATCCCCTTACTACTCTTTGTCACCCTTTCACTTTCCGGCTGTTCATCATTATCCACAACGGCCAGCGCTCAAACTTCTGCTGTTCCTCAGGTGGAATATTACTTCACCAAAGCCCAGCAGCACCCTGAAAAGGCACTTGAATCGCAAATTAACTCTGCCAAATCCACTCTTGATATCGCCATTTATAGCCTGACTAAGAAAGATATTGTGGAGTCCATTATCACAGCTAAGAAACGCGGTGTTAATGTGCGGATCATTACCGACCGCACAGAAGCTAAAACAAAAGCTCAAGGAAGCGAATTATCATTACTTAAAAGAGCCGGTATTCCAATTAAGGAAAATACTCATTCGGGATTAATGCACATGAAAGTCTCTATTATTGATAAATCAGTCCTGACTACAGGATCATATAACTATACTCAAAATGCTTCGACGGAAAATGATGAGGTACTAGTTATTATCCATGATTCCGGTATCGCGGCGAAATGGACCGATGAATTTCAGCAGATGTGGGATGATAAAAAGAATTATCAAGAGATTTAAGATCAAAAAAGAGAGCGATTAAGATTTAGCTCTCTTTTTCATACTATTTCAGTAATAGAAAGAGTAACCTTCAGTTAAATTCTGCAAGTGCTTCGGTAATATGCCGAGACCCTAGACAAGTCGAATTTTCAGTAAGTTAGGACTTATACGTACAAAGACAGTATCTTCTTCCTCTTGCACAAGTGCAACTATCGTCCTTAGCCATGACGATAAGGGGGCGAGCTTATCGTAACACTGCAACTCTTTACGCTACTCCTGCAGTATAGATTAATATTAATTATGATACTTCAAAAGGTTTTGCTAAATCTTCCATTTTTAATGAAACACAGTTTCATTATATGTTATACTTTAAAATGAATTAATTCGCTTGAGGGGGCATAAAAATGTCTGGCATAAAGTTCAAAAGAAGTCTATTAGCCGCAATCACTGTCCTTTTTTGGTTTGCCCAGTATGTCTACATACCATTTCTTACTCCCTACTTGCTTTCCCTTTCAATTACGGCAACAGTTGTGGGAATAATAGTTGGAGCATACGGAGTTACCCAACTTCTTTTAAGGATTCCTTTGGGAATCATGACGGATATTATTGGCAATCACAAAATTTTTATAATTATAGGGGCTTTCTTAGCCGGCACATCTTCCATCATGATAATACTGTTTGGTTCACCTATCATGCTGTTTGTAGCTAACGCTCTATCGGGGGCTGCCTCGTCGACATGGATTTCATTTACGTTACTTTACTCTTCGTACTATAGCAAAGAGGAAGGTACGAAGGCTATTGGCCTTATCACCTCTTTGCAAAACATTGGTATTTTAGCTGCCTTTCTACTCGGTGGTGTGTTCGAACAGTTCGGTATCCGCTCCTTGTTTATTTTAAGTTTTGTCTTTGGCATGACCGGCTTCATCCTTTCTTTTTTTATTAAACCCGAGACTGGCGGCAGAACGAATGTTACTGCCGCCAGTCTTATGAAAGTAATGAAGAATAAGAAACTATTAACGGTCTCTCTTTTGGGCGGATTTGTTTGGTTTCTAATGTTTGGAACAGTATATTCTTTTACGACCAGCACTGCAAAAGAGCTAGGGGCGACAGGGCTTCAACTTGGCGCTATTTATGTTTTATTTAGCGTAATGAATATTATAGGCGCCTATTCCGTCAGTACAGAGGCTTCGAGCAACCTTGGCGAAAAGAATAATATAGCTTTGGGTTTTGTATTACTGGCAGCGTATTGTGCAGGAGTAGCTGTTGCTCCTGATCCTATCTGGTTCTTTCCGCTCCAAATGATCGGCGGTTTTGGCGCAGGGATACTAACAGCAATTTTAATGGCCATTGCTGTCAGAGGCTTTGACGCGGATAAAAAATCCACAGCTATGGGTTTTTATCAATCGATATACTCACTCGGTATTACGTTTGGTCCCATAGTTATGGGCATTTTGGTAGATCATTCATCTAAAATTTTCTCGTTTTCATTCATGGGTATAATCGCCCTGGCTTGTTCCGTCTTCGTGTTAGCTATGTACAAGCTTAGTCCCCTATTTAGAGAAGCCTAACAGGAAACTATGTCTGCATTGAAACAATTTACGCGGAACAAGTCTCATAAATTTGCAGGCCATGGATATAATATTTAAAAATAATTTATTAAAAAGGTTGACCTTAACCGTTAGTTTTGTTAAAATAATATCTGCTTCACTTTAATTGCCGATGTAGCTCAATTGGTAGAGCAGCTGATTTGTAATCAGCAGGTTACAGGTTCGAGTCCTGCCATCGGCTCCAGCTAACAAATACAGAGCGCAAAAAGCGCTCTTTTTTATTTAATCTTTTCTTCAAATTTAGTTTTGCATTTCGGGCATTCAGTCATCTCACTGTAATAATCCCAGATGGAATGACACACTGCACATTTCTGGATAAAAGGAACAAATGGAGAAATGCTTTCTTGCAAGTCAAAATTCATATGATCTAATTCTACAGATTGTTTTTTCCTTTTATTTTTAATATCTGGTTTGCTAAATGCAATCGACACAAAACAACGTCCTTTCATTCATAATACATTATTCTTATGCTATTATATGGAGAAACCTCATACTCCGTCAATTAGCAAAGACCCTAGCTATTAGCACCATATTTCACTAATTGAGAGAAAACATACCGTTTTCCTTGCAAATCGCCTCGTTTCTCAAAATGCAATTTCCCTCTATAGAGCCGCGGAAGGAATTTAATTTAAAATAAACAACTTGTGTTCTTCCAGTATTGATTCTAACTCAAGCATATACATGCTGGTTACTTCACGATTATCCGAACTCATTTCTGCTAGTTCATTAAAGCTAATCTCATTCTGAGATCTGAATAAAGTACGCAGTATTCCTCTACTGGATAAGGGAATAAGCCAAAAAGTATTGGGCTTTTGTAAGGTCTCAAACCACGACTCAATTTTAGCTCTATTGGCGAAAATCTTAGCTAGAATCCCATTTTCTCTTGAATCAAACATAATAATCCCCCTCTTTAGGATGTTATCAGCAAACACGATAACTAATTTGTGTCAATAAGGGGTCTAAGTGATTGGTCCGCCCTCCACCTTGATTGTAATATTCTACACATACTGTCATAACCCTGCAAAACCTTCGAATATATAATGCCATTGGGGCAGCCTAATAGTAATATGAACACTATTCTCATGTATCAGTGACACTTCTTCGCGGCATAGAGGTCAGATATTAAATAAAAGGCCTCCCCATTAAGGGAGGTCTAATTCGATCTTAGAGTTGCCTTGGTGTTAATTAGGCTAGCTCTTTGAAAAAAGCCCCTCCGAATTGCTGTCCCCGGAGGGCAATAGGAGTAACATGAAAAAGACTTAAGGGAATAACCCTTAGTCGTATTATAGCATGTTAATACCTATTAGCCATTGGTAAGTTATTGGAAATGAACGCAAAACAAAAGAACCTCCGCGTCCAGAGGTTCCCAAGCGCAATGCCTCATTTCTATGTCTCTTGAATAGCACTAGAATAGAGT is a window encoding:
- a CDS encoding MFS transporter, which translates into the protein MSGIKFKRSLLAAITVLFWFAQYVYIPFLTPYLLSLSITATVVGIIVGAYGVTQLLLRIPLGIMTDIIGNHKIFIIIGAFLAGTSSIMIILFGSPIMLFVANALSGAASSTWISFTLLYSSYYSKEEGTKAIGLITSLQNIGILAAFLLGGVFEQFGIRSLFILSFVFGMTGFILSFFIKPETGGRTNVTAASLMKVMKNKKLLTVSLLGGFVWFLMFGTVYSFTTSTAKELGATGLQLGAIYVLFSVMNIIGAYSVSTEASSNLGEKNNIALGFVLLAAYCAGVAVAPDPIWFFPLQMIGGFGAGILTAILMAIAVRGFDADKKSTAMGFYQSIYSLGITFGPIVMGILVDHSSKIFSFSFMGIIALACSVFVLAMYKLSPLFREA
- a CDS encoding GntR family transcriptional regulator, with product MPFNLNPDSRIPIYIQLKEAIKLAIATGKFLPGSQLPTVRQLAVQLKINANTVSRVYLELESEGVLASRQGKGTFVKERPEIDTNMKENTLNDLLDDLIIKVSALGFSSTELLKALEKKLKE
- a CDS encoding helix-turn-helix domain-containing protein, which translates into the protein MLNKRLKELREEKLLTQAELAEKLNISRGSVGNYEKDERMPDGEVLVKFADFFGVSTDYLLGRSDFKNYGQEYDFRRKLAPEFFDDLNRRCKDYESNPLIREINELMVSVDEKYSTIVSDIITGNIRFRKLALDSLDKLLNMVALTGEILKENEYDSDMDEYIKFLNKLKDTSLLTSDFGNIQADQTQIRACNRFFNEFISFYIYSIIDSEPITEITEE
- a CDS encoding SPFH domain-containing protein, whose product is MIDSNFTNVIPLRISSISIVLFIIIFTLGSVIGFFLHIPVIIIASFLVALLVSASVKVSRQWEKAIILRLGKFQRLSGPGLFFIIPIIDSVSSWVDQRIITTSFNAEQTLTKDTVPVDVDAVLFWMVWDAEKAALEVEKYKDAVTWAAQTALRDVIGRTQLAEMLAGRENIDEELRRIIDRRTEPWGVSVQSVEIRDVIIPKSLQDAMSREAQAERERKARVILGTAETEIATKFAEAAKAYENNPVALHLRAMNILYEGLKEKGALVVVPSTAVETMGLGTITGLASMAKYPPE
- a CDS encoding helix-turn-helix domain-containing protein, yielding MKILKVKSDKLCELRIKQGDTFSSLSKKAGVHYLVISRLESGVNTTRPANAVRIANALGVPFEELFEIVDKKAV
- a CDS encoding tyrosine-type recombinase/integrase, with the translated sequence MASIKKRGENSYQITVSCGYDGTGKKIVKTKTITLESSLTAKQIDKEVQKQAVLFEKEVEDGTYLDGGKLTFAEFTERWIKDYAEKQLQPKTFLRYKDMLDSRILPAIGHIKLQKLQPNHLLQFYNNLEEDGIRLDIKYSVKPEFNELMKQRGLRIVDLSRSAKVGTETIRRIRSGSSITAKTAEKLCKTLNVKMDTLFIKEEVGHLSGQSIKHHHRLISSILTNAVQWQCILNNPAARVKPPKVEKTEASHFDEEMTEHMLTLLEEEPLKYKTMIYLAVYSGSRLGEVAGLEWSDVDFENNLLRICRASQYLPGKGTFTKSPKNDSSQRIITMPPLVMDLLKEYKAWQNEERLKCGDQWQDHDRLFTQWNGKPIFPSTPTIWFKDFRRKHDLPDVKFHGLRHTNASLLIGHGVDVQTVAKRLGHTKATTTTSVYSHFLRKPDTEAADKLQNLFSNKKDTSKQA
- a CDS encoding phospholipase D family protein — protein: MKKLIIPLLLFVTLSLSGCSSLSTTASAQTSAVPQVEYYFTKAQQHPEKALESQINSAKSTLDIAIYSLTKKDIVESIITAKKRGVNVRIITDRTEAKTKAQGSELSLLKRAGIPIKENTHSGLMHMKVSIIDKSVLTTGSYNYTQNASTENDEVLVIIHDSGIAAKWTDEFQQMWDDKKNYQEI